In Sceloporus undulatus isolate JIND9_A2432 ecotype Alabama chromosome 7, SceUnd_v1.1, whole genome shotgun sequence, one DNA window encodes the following:
- the LOC121936963 gene encoding kelch-like protein 24 isoform X1: MFCKSLFLTFRQHLWLASSENAGMEETGFSAFFHLVVFILSLVSGLAEMYQEELLCDIVLVADGQRFPCHRALLAAVSPYFQDIFINSWKESDGKEILVQDVAPSIIQSILKYIYTGDIELTPELTPFFFAGASKLQVVPLQNLCCRFLVTNLSVQNCFEMYSMAQVHKSRTLLHETVQLLIRNFDQVFEAGGFLHLEFSTLLALISSSDLAVASEYQVYQAVRRWVQGHPSLRGPLLGQLVQHVRFPLLSLEEQYELQKDLEQQKDLHLTWKILNGEERLRQSKGLRRGMYKPHIAFIDTQLCEYQELETEEAYMGCYEPLAEQWEKLPGLPSVTHASCVSAGDKIYVSGGVYQSAYSTSVHEFSAFTGQWLQLPSMSLARAAHGFLFHNQKLYVLGGWRKFQSFLNLAESLDLATGRWDTIAKLPFSLSHPATSVFRDKLYLLGGATGLSSHWLFHRGILIYDIGSSAWTQVPLSIGFFAAGAVAGDHGIYVIGGYSEKKANLGGKLAADNRHSSRRCFFVNEAGHMSRSFAIPRLPRGIANAGVVYCGKRIYVLGGEDLEQRYKVIYHWEPGEPRWHRGAKEIPVPREGISRFACGLLLQPKPHILQLFQVTSLVPTAAICK; the protein is encoded by the exons atgttctgtaagagtttattcctgacgtttcgccagcatctgtggctggcatcttcagagaatgctggcatggaagagactgGGTTCTCTGCTTTTTTTCATCTGGTGGTCTTCATCCTTTCTTTGGTTTCAGGTCTAGCAGAAATGTACCAGGAAGAGCTGCTCTGTGATATCGTCCTTGTAGCCGATGGACAGAGGTTCCCTTGCCACAG AGCATTGCTGGCAGCCGTCAGCCCCTACTTTCAGGACATTTTCATCAACAGCTGGAAAGAGTCtgatggaaaagagattctggtTCAGGACGTGGCTCCGTCGATCATCCAAAGCATTCTGAAATACATCTACACGGGGGACATAGAGCTCACTCCCGAGCTGACCCCCTTCTTCTTCGCAGGAGCCAGCAAGCTGCAGGTTGTTCCATTGCAAAACCTCTGCTGTAG GTTCCTTGTTACAAACCTCTCTGTGCAGAATTGCTTTGAGATGTATTCCATGGCCCAAGTGCATAAGAGTCGGACCCTCCTTCACGAAACTGTACAGCTCCTCATCAGGAATTTCGACCAGGTTTTTGAGGCAGGCGGCTTCCTCCATCTGGAATTCAGCACGCTGCTCGCCCTGATATCCTCCAGTGACCTGGCTGTTGCTTCGGAGTACCAAGTCTACCAAGCTGTTCGGCGCTGGGTGCAAGGGCATCCTAGCTTGCGCGGACCCCTTCTTGGGCAACTAGTGCAGCACGTCCGTTTCCCGCTGTTGAGCCTGGAGGAGCAGTATGAACTTCAGAAGGACTTGGAGCAGCAGAAGGATCTCCACCTTACGTGGAAAATCCTGAATGGCGAGGAGAGGTTGCGTCAGAGCAAGGGGCTGAGAAGGGGGATGTACAAACCACACATTGCATTCATCGACACCCAGTTGTGCGAGTATCAAGAACTGGAGACCGAAGAAGCGTATATGGGCTGCTATGAGCCTCTGGCTGAACAGTGGGAGAAGCTTCCTGGCCTGCCGTCCGTGACCCATGCTTCTTGTGTTTCTGCAGGGGATAAGATTTATGTCTCCGGAGGTGTCTATCAGAGTGCTTATTCCACCTCTGTCCATGAGTTCAGTGCCTTCACAGGCCAGTGGCTGCAGCTCCCTTCCATGTCTCTGGCCCGGGCAGCACATGGCTTCCTCTTCCACAACCAGAAGCTCTATGTCCTCGGTGGTTGGCGCAAGTTCCAAAGCTTCCTCAACTTGGCCGAGAGTTTGGACCTGGCCACAGGGAGGTGGGACACCATTGCCAAGCTTCCATTTTCCCTGAGCCACCCGGCTACCAGTGTCTTCCGGGACAAGCTGTACCTGCTGGGAGGTGCGACGGGCTTATCGTCTCACTGGTTATTTCACCGAGGGATTCTGATCTACGACATCGGCTCCAGCGCATGGACCCAGGTGCCTCTGTCTATTGGCTTCTTTGCTGCAGGAGCTGTTGCTGGTGACCATGGGATCTATGTGATTGGGGGATATTCTGAGAAGAAAGCCAACCTGGGAGGGAAGCTGGCAGCTGACAACCGGCACAGCAGCCGGAGGTGCTTCTTTGTCAACGAAGCAGGCCACATGAGCCGCAGTTTTGCCATCCCCAGACTGCCCCGTGGGATTGCGAACGCAGGGGTGGTCTACTGTGGCAAAAGGATCTATGTGCTGGGTGGGGAGGATTTAGAACAGCGCTATAAAGTGATTTACCACTGGGAACCTGGAGAGCCCCGCTGGCATCGAGGCGCAAAGGAAATCCCAGTGCCCCGGGAAGGTATCAGCAGGTTCGCATGTGGGCTTCTcttgcaacccaaaccccacatCCTTCAGCTTTTCCAGGTCACCTCTCTCGTCCCGACCGCAGCTATCTGCAAGTAG
- the LOC121936963 gene encoding kelch-like protein 24 isoform X2: protein MSSSSSHKKGEPAMLKPRPLGLRKGLAEMYQEELLCDIVLVADGQRFPCHRALLAAVSPYFQDIFINSWKESDGKEILVQDVAPSIIQSILKYIYTGDIELTPELTPFFFAGASKLQVVPLQNLCCRFLVTNLSVQNCFEMYSMAQVHKSRTLLHETVQLLIRNFDQVFEAGGFLHLEFSTLLALISSSDLAVASEYQVYQAVRRWVQGHPSLRGPLLGQLVQHVRFPLLSLEEQYELQKDLEQQKDLHLTWKILNGEERLRQSKGLRRGMYKPHIAFIDTQLCEYQELETEEAYMGCYEPLAEQWEKLPGLPSVTHASCVSAGDKIYVSGGVYQSAYSTSVHEFSAFTGQWLQLPSMSLARAAHGFLFHNQKLYVLGGWRKFQSFLNLAESLDLATGRWDTIAKLPFSLSHPATSVFRDKLYLLGGATGLSSHWLFHRGILIYDIGSSAWTQVPLSIGFFAAGAVAGDHGIYVIGGYSEKKANLGGKLAADNRHSSRRCFFVNEAGHMSRSFAIPRLPRGIANAGVVYCGKRIYVLGGEDLEQRYKVIYHWEPGEPRWHRGAKEIPVPREGISRFACGLLLQPKPHILQLFQVTSLVPTAAICK from the exons ATGAGCTCCAGCTCCAGCCACAAAAAGGGGGAGCCTGCGATGCTCAAGCCCAGGCCTCTTGGCCTGAGAAAAG GTCTAGCAGAAATGTACCAGGAAGAGCTGCTCTGTGATATCGTCCTTGTAGCCGATGGACAGAGGTTCCCTTGCCACAG AGCATTGCTGGCAGCCGTCAGCCCCTACTTTCAGGACATTTTCATCAACAGCTGGAAAGAGTCtgatggaaaagagattctggtTCAGGACGTGGCTCCGTCGATCATCCAAAGCATTCTGAAATACATCTACACGGGGGACATAGAGCTCACTCCCGAGCTGACCCCCTTCTTCTTCGCAGGAGCCAGCAAGCTGCAGGTTGTTCCATTGCAAAACCTCTGCTGTAG GTTCCTTGTTACAAACCTCTCTGTGCAGAATTGCTTTGAGATGTATTCCATGGCCCAAGTGCATAAGAGTCGGACCCTCCTTCACGAAACTGTACAGCTCCTCATCAGGAATTTCGACCAGGTTTTTGAGGCAGGCGGCTTCCTCCATCTGGAATTCAGCACGCTGCTCGCCCTGATATCCTCCAGTGACCTGGCTGTTGCTTCGGAGTACCAAGTCTACCAAGCTGTTCGGCGCTGGGTGCAAGGGCATCCTAGCTTGCGCGGACCCCTTCTTGGGCAACTAGTGCAGCACGTCCGTTTCCCGCTGTTGAGCCTGGAGGAGCAGTATGAACTTCAGAAGGACTTGGAGCAGCAGAAGGATCTCCACCTTACGTGGAAAATCCTGAATGGCGAGGAGAGGTTGCGTCAGAGCAAGGGGCTGAGAAGGGGGATGTACAAACCACACATTGCATTCATCGACACCCAGTTGTGCGAGTATCAAGAACTGGAGACCGAAGAAGCGTATATGGGCTGCTATGAGCCTCTGGCTGAACAGTGGGAGAAGCTTCCTGGCCTGCCGTCCGTGACCCATGCTTCTTGTGTTTCTGCAGGGGATAAGATTTATGTCTCCGGAGGTGTCTATCAGAGTGCTTATTCCACCTCTGTCCATGAGTTCAGTGCCTTCACAGGCCAGTGGCTGCAGCTCCCTTCCATGTCTCTGGCCCGGGCAGCACATGGCTTCCTCTTCCACAACCAGAAGCTCTATGTCCTCGGTGGTTGGCGCAAGTTCCAAAGCTTCCTCAACTTGGCCGAGAGTTTGGACCTGGCCACAGGGAGGTGGGACACCATTGCCAAGCTTCCATTTTCCCTGAGCCACCCGGCTACCAGTGTCTTCCGGGACAAGCTGTACCTGCTGGGAGGTGCGACGGGCTTATCGTCTCACTGGTTATTTCACCGAGGGATTCTGATCTACGACATCGGCTCCAGCGCATGGACCCAGGTGCCTCTGTCTATTGGCTTCTTTGCTGCAGGAGCTGTTGCTGGTGACCATGGGATCTATGTGATTGGGGGATATTCTGAGAAGAAAGCCAACCTGGGAGGGAAGCTGGCAGCTGACAACCGGCACAGCAGCCGGAGGTGCTTCTTTGTCAACGAAGCAGGCCACATGAGCCGCAGTTTTGCCATCCCCAGACTGCCCCGTGGGATTGCGAACGCAGGGGTGGTCTACTGTGGCAAAAGGATCTATGTGCTGGGTGGGGAGGATTTAGAACAGCGCTATAAAGTGATTTACCACTGGGAACCTGGAGAGCCCCGCTGGCATCGAGGCGCAAAGGAAATCCCAGTGCCCCGGGAAGGTATCAGCAGGTTCGCATGTGGGCTTCTcttgcaacccaaaccccacatCCTTCAGCTTTTCCAGGTCACCTCTCTCGTCCCGACCGCAGCTATCTGCAAGTAG
- the TTC34 gene encoding tetratricopeptide repeat protein 34: MEHQSENTAFTGIHCLQWIQDQTSMLSLSPPKTVIADQAMYLCKEGDQRLIVNELSLATAFYTAAFSCNGQIAIEKVASLGEESGARVIAVLERWCQDGGPIPQVQCVIPNTPMLSVGIAAIFLSTLNPNNMVASLYKMEALLKLGRYEEVVSQCNSLVGTHHCVELVLTRALALVLLRTHSQNGLMDYLYTFTKHREKTLEFISSRQKEHLQQVVHACFDFISLGLNGHCTLQNWQSTCYDFLATLVPEDIRVRQVQAAHLFEKQQYKECVSIYSKALDVLSANGATWDDRAPGLLIGRAAAYFSLGGRVPELMQDLTAAFEFSPSLAKRWFEELFSAADIESIQKISRAALEEGFASYREAVRTRLEVRSDGNKGLLSAVISTLHFLIQISPAARRELNVRLADCYILEGDIKSTLDICNALLDSEQETYHNTILALRGFCHLHAKRCQEALQDFQKIIEHSSPHPISCIKALCGRGLIRAWEGSTYFTALDYITACRLRFKETSFVIKAYIPWNQRGFLLVVLQEEAQKILERKQNASSSSALQSNAINMLNGFQMKEGNASAAHQLAFLLLDLDASSEASRILCADALYRMDQMNDAQKILLVELSKTSQKSAILARLALLQLKKGFVYDCNQFLKKIAQTGEISSFFVLVKILKDEDRTLMQRHCHSRALTVLKHKQGVDYIKEAIVYLSFAISAAGGFAVDSLLARARCYGQLGQKKTAIFDFNVVLKEDPTNAQALCGKGFIHLTLNQEKEAVRDLTAAIKADPVLAVAEILSLKPQAQALIHRCLFSHCRDALSEHDACKEPCRGETLKDCAIVAESLVKINSKDTKSHILYVDLLAADGRHKEALTYLEETFGERVPDDATNLRFGLLHAKERNMTSAAHVLASLATQNYEELGYLLNFLDLKQRENLAQVASKEGNALAKKQCHAKAVGYYSLAILASKSNPRYLRQRAACLAYLKDYKAALKDMSIVQNHGTNAPRTRVKDYCFQGHMLLSISEEELAVGQYMKAFELEESLTLANIPTGHDRERLSKAFLKTAESCFAMSHYEDAWKTTEYGLMVDPDNHELKKLRTRIKREACGCRVQ, from the exons ATGGAGCACCAAAGTGAAAACACAGCCTTCACCGGCATTCATTGTCTCCAGTGGATTCAGGATCAGACCAGCATGCTTTCCTTGTCCCCACCCAAGACTGTTATAGCAG ATCAGGCCATGTATCTCTGTAAAGAAGGGGACCAACGGTTAATTGTCAATGAACTCTCCTTGGCCACCGCTTTCTATACAGCTGCATTCAGCTGCAATGGTCAGATAGCCATTGAAAAGGTGGCATCCCTCGGAGAAGAATCTGGCGCAAGAGTAATCGCCGTTTTGGAGAGATGGTGCCAAGACGGAGGCCCCATTCCCCAGGTTCAGTGCGTCATTCCAAATACCCCGATGCTCAGCGTTGGGATCGCGGCCATTTTCCTCTCCACCCTCAACCCCAACAACATGGTCGCCTCTCTGTACAAGATGGAAGCTTTGCTGAAACTGGGCCGCTACGAGGAAGTGGTGAGTCAGTGTAACTCTCTGGTTGGCACCCACCATTGCGTGGAGTTGGTCCTCACTAGGGCTTTGGCCTTGGTGCTGCTGAGGACACACTCTCAAAATGGCCTCATGGACTATCTCTATACCTTTACAAAACATCGAGAGAAGACGCTAGAGTTCATAAGCAGTCGGCAAAAGGAGCACTTGCAGCAGGTCGTCCATGCCTGCTTTGACTTCATCTCACTTGGGTTAAATGGTCACTGCACCCTACAAAACTGGCAAAGCACTTGCTATGACTTTCTGGCTACCTTAGTACCAGAGGACATCCGTGTCCGCCAGGTTCAAGCAGCTCACCTGtttgaaaaacaacaatataagGAGTGTGTGTCTATTTACAGTAAGGCTTTGGATGTGTTGTCAGCCAATGGTGCAACCTGGGACGACAGAGCGCCTGGTCTTCTTATAGGCAGGGCAGCTGCGTACTTTTCTCTAGGTGGGCGAGTGCCAGAATTAATGCAGGACTTGACAGCAGCCTTTGAGTTTAGCCCCAGCTTGGCAAAGAGGTGGTTTGAGGAGCTTTTCTCTGCTGCAGACATTGAGAGTATACAAAAAATCTCCAGAGCAGCCCTGGAGGAAGGGTTTGCATCCTACAGAGAAGCCGTCCGTACCAGGCTTGAAGTCCGAAGCGATGGCAACAAGGGGCTGCTCTCCGCAGTCATCTCCACCCTTCATTTCCTCATTCAGATTTCTCCAGCGGCAAGGCGTGAACTCAATGTGCGGCTGGCCGACTGTTACATCTTGGAGGGCGACATCAAGAGCACCTTGGACATTTGTAATGCTCTTCTGGATTCTGAGCAGGAGACGTACCACAACACCATTCTCGCCCTGCGAGGTTTCTGTCATCTTCATGCCAAAAGGTGTCAAGAGGCCCTCCAGGATTTCCAAAAGATCATAGAGCACAGCTCTCCGCATCCCATCAGCTGCATCAAGGCGCTTTGCGGCCGTGGCCTGATCCGGGCTTGGGAGGGAAGCACTTACTTTACAGCCCTAGACTATATCACTGCCTGTAGGCTTAGATTCAAGGAAACCAGCTTTGTGATCAAGGCCTACATACCATGGAACCAAAGAGGCTTCCTTTTGGTTGTTCTCCAAGAGGAAGCACAGAAGATCCTTGAAAGGAAACAGAACGCAAGCAGCAGCTCAGCTCTCCAAAGCAATGCAATAAATATGCTGAATGGATTCCAGATGAAAGAAGG GAATGCATCTGCGGCTCACCAGCTGGCTTTTCTCCTGTTGGACCTAGATGCTTCCAGTGAAGCATCTCGGATCTTATGTGCTGATGCTCTGTATCGGATGGATCAAATGAACGATGCCCAGAAGATTCTTCTAGTGGAGCTCTCCAAAACATCACAGAAATCTGCTATCCTAGCTAGGCTGGCCCTGCTCCAGTTGAAGAAAGGTTTTGTATATGACTGTAACCAG TTTTTGAAGAAGATTGCCCAAACTGGAGAGATATCCAGCTTCTTTGTTCTGGTGAAAATTTTGAAAGACGAAGACCGGACCTTAATGCAAAGGCACTGCCATTCAAGGGCTTTGACTGTCCTGAAGCATAAGCAAGGTGTGGACTACATCAAAGAAGCCATCGTCTACCTTTCCTTTGCCATCTCTGCCGCTG GTGGTTTTGCTGTGGATTCCCTTCTTGCCCGAGCCCGTTGTTATGGACAGCTTGGCCAAAAGAAGACAGCTATCTTCGATTTCAATGTGGTCTTGAAAGAAGATCCTACAAATGCTCAGGCTCTTTGTGGGAAAGGATTCATTCATTTAACCCTGAACCAGGAAAAG GAAGCTGTGCGCGATCTGACTGCGGCCATCAAAGCCGACCCAGTTTTGGCCGTTGCTGAAATCCTCTCGCTAAAGCCACAAGCCCAAGCGCTGATCCACCGGTGCTTGTTTTCTCACTGCCGGGATGCACTGTCCGAACATGATGCTTGCAAAGAGCCCTGCCGTGGAGAGACTCTGAAGGACTGTGCCATTGTTGCAGAATCGCTTGTGAAAATAAACAGCAAGGACACGAAAAGTCACATCCTCTATGTGGACCTTTTAGCTGCTGATG GGAGACACAAAGAAGCGTTGACTTACCTTGAGGAGACATTTGGGGAGAGGGTGCCCGATGATGCCACCAATTTGCGCTTTGGCTTGCTTCATGCCAAGGAGAGAAACATGACCAGCGCAGCCCACGTTTTGGCAAGTTTAGCCACACAGAACTATGAAGAACTAGGATATCTTCTCAACTTCTTAGACCTCAAGCAGAGAGAAAACCTTGCTCAG GTCGCATCCAAAGAAGGAAATGCATTGGCGAAGAAGCAATGCCATGCAAAGGCTGTTGGCTACTATTCACTGGCTATCTTGGCAAGCAAGAGTAACCCTCGATATCTTCGCCAGCGCGCTGCTTGCCTAGCCTACCTAAAGGACTACAAGGCAGCCTTGAAGGACATGAGCATTGTCCAAAACCATGGGACGAATGCACCGAGGACTCGAGTGAAAGACTATTGCTTCCAAGGCCATATGCTCTTGTCCATTTCGGAGGAGGAACTGGCAGTTGGGCAGTATATGAAAGCCTTTGAACTGGAAGAGTCCTTGACTCTGGCCAATATACCAACTGGTCACGATAGAGAAAGACTGTCCAAAGCATTCCTCAAAACGGCCGAATCTTGTTTTGCCATGAGCCACTATGAGGACGCCTGGAAGACCACAGAATATGGGCTGATGGTGGACCCAGATAACCATGAGCTTAAAAAGCTTAGAACGAGAATTAAGCGGGAAGCCTGTGGTTGCAGGGTTCAATAA